TGCACCGCGTTTTTCAACTTCACGAGCAATTTCAACAATATGTTCATCATTTACTCCAGGAATTAAAACTGAATTGACTTTAACAACCAAACCATTAGCAGCTGCTTTTTCAACACCTTCCAGTTGATTTTCAATTAAGATTTTTGCAGCCTCATAACCTTTGTATATTTTTCCCTCATAATTAATGAAAGAATAAATTTCCATTCCAATATCAGGATCTATTGCATTGATTGTAACAGTAACAGAATTTACTCCAAGTTCCGCAAGTTTATCTGCATATTTTGGAAGTAAAAGTCCGTTTGTACTCATACATTTGATTAAATCCTGTTGTTCTTTTGCTAATTTTTCAAAGAATTCGAATGTTTCTTCGTTAGCAAGTGAATCACCAGGTCCAGCTACTCCAACAACTGAAATTGGACCATCTGCAGTAACATTATTAACATGATTAATTGCATCATCCGGTTTCATAATACAACTTGTTACACCCGGCCTGTCTTCGTCATTGTTAATATCTCTTGTACAGAAGTTACAAAAGATATTACATTTTGGTGCGACAGGTACATGTGCTCTTCCGACTTTATCATGCATTTTTTCATTAAAACATGGGTGTGCTTTTGTAATATGTGCAAATCTTGAACCTTTGTGTTCTTTCATAATATCATTACCCCCTTTTTATAATATAACTCCTGTTATTTTGTATTGATACGAACAAATATATAAAGTTTTCTAAATTCCTTTGTTCAACTCATCAATGAACTCATGAGCTTTATCAATCCAAGCATCTTTGATTAACTCATCAGTAGCTACGACAGTAATAATATCTTCAGTAGACAAATCTTTAATGATTTTAAATCCTTCAGGCAATATTCTAAATACTGCATCATAGATACGTCTTTGTAAATTAGAATGAGGATCATCCACTACAACAGATCCTAATTCAGTGAAATCACCTTTGATTTCAAGTTGATACCTATTTGGTTGATAGATTTCATCTCTAGAAAATCTTTTCCATAATTCCCTAAGAATGTTTGGAAGATAATTTTCATTATCAATTAAAATCATAGTGACATCATTTTGTTTATTATAAGTTAAGTTAGCCACATCTTCGAATTTAATAACATTTGAAGTTTTTCTCATTTTAATAGCTAAAACAAATACAGGGTCATCAGGATTTACATAAGCTTTTAAATCATCAACAGAAGAACCTAAAACTAAATCTTGGAAAATCTGTTTAATGATGATTTCATAAACTTCTGCGCCTCTCTCATCATAACATTCAACTAACATCAAATCAACCCTTTTAATTATATTTATTTATCATCTTGTCTATGTCCCATACCAGATACTAAAAGTGCACAGCCTACAGCACCAATATGTTGAGAATATTCAGGTACAATAACTTCAATTCCACCTAAAGTTTCACTTACTGCTTCAACAAGACCAGAAATTAAACTTGTTCCACCTACTTGGATTAATGGTTCACGAATATCGATTTCTTGAAGTTGTTGTTCATAAACTTGCTCTGATACGGAGTGACATGCTGCAGCAGCAACATCCGCTTTAGAACCTCCAGCAGCCAATGTAGTAACAAGGTCCTGAATACCAAATACAATACAGTAAGAATTCAACATAGCATTTCTCCAGTTACCTTGAACAGCAAGAGGACCTAATTCAGTAATATCCACATCTAACCTACGTGAAGTCATATCCAAGAATCTTCCGGATGCACCTGCACAAATACCACCCATAGTGAAGTTATCAGGAATACCATTGTTTACTGTAATTACCTTATTATCCATACCACCAATATCTAATACAGTAGCTTCCCCTTTTTGACAATCAGCTAAGTATACTGCACCTTTTGCGTTAACAGACAATTCTTCTTGGACAAGTTCAGCACCAAATTTTTCACCCATAGTGAATCTACCATAACCAGTTGTTCCAAGACCGTCAATATCATCCCAAGTGTAACCAGTGCCTTCAAATGCTTCAGCAGCAGCAATATTTGCAGATTCAATAATGTCCTTAGTAGATGTCCAACCAGTTCCAATAACTTTATTGTTTTCCATAAGCACTGCTTTTGTAGTAGTTGAACCTGAATCTAAACCAAGAGTAAGTCCTTCTTGTTTTTCACGAGCAAGAATGTTTCTACGAGTTACTGTAGTAGCTAATGCTTCCATACGGATGAATAATTCATCAGCTTTTGTCCTTTCAGTAAATGAATAAGTAACTACTGGAATACGAGTGTTGTTCTGAATAAATCTCCTTACTTCATTTCTTACCAATGCTGCTTCTGCACATCTAAAACAAGTTGCAATAAATACTGCATCAGGTTTACATCTACCTTCCACAATTGCCATTGCCCTTGCAATCATTAATTTTAAGCTTGAACTTTGAGCTGAAAATCCAAATTTAACGTAAGATTCATCAATGTAATCTAAATCGATTTCTGGAAGAATAATTTCAGCACCAAACTTATTTGCTGCTTTTTCAATTTCTTTTTGAATTCCACTATATTCGGTTCCACATGAAACTAAAGCAATTTTTACCATTATTATTCCTCCTCGCTAGTTTCTTCAAGTGAATCAATAAATTCATTGATTGCATTCACCATTACATAAGTTTCATCTTGATTATCAGGGTATTTAAGTTCTAAAACTGGAATACCTTTGTTTCTAAGTAAAAATATTGATAATTCATTAGTTCTTGCACATCCAATACAACCGAAGCCGTATGGAGCACCATCAACAACGATAGCTGCTTCTGCATCATCTATAAGAGGTCCAATAATGGACATTCTTCCACGTACACCGGAAGGAACTTCGATTGCAGCATATTTAAGTCCGTTGAGCGGATCTTCTTCTGTAATATTCATTGGTGGAGAATCAATCTCCGGGTCTTTAATTTTTTGTCTAATTTGTTTTTGAAGAACTAAAGGAGTGTGACCTTTTCTTTCAATTAAATCTGCTAAGATTAATGAATTTGGAGGATAAACAGCGATTTTAACCATAATTTCACCTATTCTTTTTTATCTAAACATTCATTCATGATTTTCTTAAATTCGTCAACAGCAATTGGTTTTTTCTCTTCGATTTCAACTTCTTTAGGATTTTCTAAAGCTTCTGAAACATAACCAAGTATTCTATATTCTTTTTCCATTTGGTGGAAACCTTCTCTAGGACCAAATCTATGACCTCTACATCTTCTAGGGTCACCTGGAGCAAATCCTCTTTCTTTTGTGAAAATGTGATTAGGATCAAGTTTTCTAATCTCTTTAATAGCTTTGTAAACATCTTCACTTTTTCCACTAATCATAGAACCATAACAAGTATTCTTAATAGTAAGTGGTAAGCCAAGCATGTGAAACTCACTGACAACTTGCTGTTCACTTACATGAGCTCCAGGCCCGATAAAAATCATACGAGTAATTACATCAGGATCCCAATCTTCTGTACCTAAATCAGGACTCATTGTTAGATTCGGCAACATACACCACAACTCCTTCTTTTAATTTTTCAAGATAATCATAATCAGAAGTAATCTCTCCAATTATATTTGTCGCTTCAAAAGTTTCAGCAGTAGGTCCAAAGTCAGTATTATCTTCAAATCTGATACCAATTAACCCAGCACTTTTTGAAGCCATATTAGTAATTCCTATTTGACCTCTTACTACTTTATCAACAGGGTTATTTTCAGGAACTAAACCTTTAGCTGCTTTTTTATCCCCTTCAAAGATAACAATATGCATACCCGGTACTGCAAAGTGAATTTTAAGTTGACCCACAGGATTTTCTAAAAGGCCACTCAATAACTTAAAGTACCTTACAGATCTTGGAGCATTGTCAACGAAATTAATTGTACATAACTCATCTTTGTTAATGGCTTTAGTAATAACCTTACCCTCTCTTAGGATATCGATTGTATGTTGAGGGTTTTGCTCAACAATAATAGCATCATCATCAACAAGTCCATCAATCATATGTTCAACACCCGCTTCAACCAACATTCTAGTAGCTTCAACTTGAGTTTTGTTCAATAACATTAATCTTTCTTGTTCTGCTTTAACTGTAATAAATTCACTTTCTTTTGCAGCATCAACAAGTTCCATACCTTTCACTATTTTTCCAACAGTGGTGTGATTTGGGGATAAGACCCGATTTTCACGATAGATGAAAAGTTTTCCAACACCCACACCATCATTTCTAACAGTGATTGTTCCCCTATTTCTTTTAGTGGTATGTTCTTTAGGTTTTTCAAGACATGCAAGTTCATAGAACCCTAAAAATGATTCACTTTCATATGAAACTTGCATTTTACCATCTTTAATGAGTGCAAACAAATGTTCCACACAAACTGGGGACTCTTCATCAACTTCAAAAGATATATAAGTGTATAACTCATTACCTTCTTCCAAAACAGTAGTTAAATCAGATATTGATTCTATATCAGTTGTTGTGCTTCTCTCAATAATTGGTTCAATACCAGTTACCAAGTCATCATCTGTCAAGTTTTCTAAAGTTTTTCTACCACCAATGACTTGAGCAAAAATACCTTTATTGTATGGAGGTACACTGTAAACATTGGTTGTATTCTCTTTAAGTAATATTAAATGAGTAGACTCATTACTAAAACTAGACAAACTTAAAACTACATCTCCTTCATCATATTTGTATTCCTCTGAAGTTGGTTCCAAATCTGTTACAATAGGACCAATAGCCACTTCAGTTGTAGTTGACCATCTAATATTCAAATCAACGAATTCATCATATTGATTTTTCCAGACATCTACAAGAGGTTTAGCTTCATCAGATTCATCTAATTGGATAACAATAGAACCTTTATTAGTTTTAATTTTATATTTACTAATGTTTTTTTCAAGTTCTTTTTTACCCTTGATTAAACAAACAATACTACCAGGAGTATATGGAGCATCAGTTTCATCAATTACATCTTGAATTGTAGAAGCTTCTGCTACATCAATTTCTTCTCCATTAATTTTAATTAACATACAATCTCCTAATTAAAAATTTTACAATATTTTATATTTTTAATCTCATTATATATTAAACTTATTTGTACATACAAAAATTATATTAACACACAATGATAACAATATTTTAAGGAGGAAGAAATTATGGGAATTAATAAAAAACATGTTTTTTCTTTACTGATAATTTTAATAATTGCAATAAGTGCTATTTCAATAGCCAGCGCATATACAGGAACAGGATTTTCACATAGCATTCCTACTTCAAAATACCATGATCTCTCAGCTTCAGATATTTTGAATAAATATAATAAAACTAGCTGCCATGTTGAAGAAAGCAGTGTTTGTACAAAAGTTGTTGATGGAGATACAATATACTTGGATAATGGTAAAAAAATACGTTTCGTTGGAGTTAATACTCCCGAAAGAGGTGTTGAAGGATACATTACTTCAAAGAATTTTGTTCAGAAGTTATGTTTAAATAAAAAAGTAGACATTGACATTGATGATTCAAAAGGTACTGATAGATACGGAAGAACATTGGCCGTAGTTATTGTTGACGGGAAAAATGTTAATGAAATGCTTTTAAAGGAAGGTCTTGCAGAAATCATGTACATGCCACCTAGTGAATTTAACCCATTTGATTGGGGAACCAACAACACACACGTAGATACAACCCACAGTTCATCTGCAACAAGCCCAACACATACAAGTGCAAAATCAACAAGTTCATCTGATTCTGCTAATTATGTAGGCAATTCCAATACCGGGAAATTCCACGAAGCAAGCTGCTCTAGTGTTAAAGACATTTCTTCTGGAAATAAAGTGTTTTTTTCAAGCCGAGATGATGCAGTAAATCAAGGGTATCAACCTTGTAAAAGGTGTAATCCTTAATCTTTTTTTCTTTTTTTGAATTATGAAATAGTAATATGAAAAATAAAATAAAAAAATAAGTGACATTCATGTCACTTCTAAAAAATTAAAACTAAAATTATATCATTTACTTTTTTTATGTAGCCACATGAACAAGCGGAGCCAAATTAAAAAGCATTATTAATGAAAAATCAATAATAAGATGTACCAAATATGATACAAATATATTTTTAGTTTTTAAATAAGAATATGCCAATGCAATTGCTGGAATAGTTATACCCACCACTGCAAAAAGAAAACTTCCATATGCAGAAGTATGTAATGCTCCAAATATGATCAAAGAAGCTACAGCACCAAGTAAAACTGCATGTTTTCTATTTTGAGTGGATTTATAAACAAAATATGCCACCAATATAAATGGCATGAATCTAAATACCTCTTCACCAAAAATCTGCAATGCAGTGACAACCAGTAATGGAATATTTGTCAAAGCAACATTAACACCAGCATCCTGATGATGAGGAATAAGTGATACAATATTATGAATCAAACCATTTAAAACAAAATAAGCAATCACAGAAATTAAAATTGTTTTAATATCAGCAAGTTTCGGTTTTTTAAACAATAAATTTAATTTTCCTTTGGTTATGAATAATGCTACAGCAATACCTACAACAAAATATAATACTGATTTAATATGGTAATCAATCGGAATAAATGTCATGATTAAAAACAACAAAATTCCAACAATCAACGCACCAATATCCCCAATTGATAATTGAGGTTCACCATTATAGAATGGAAAATCAATATTCTTCTCTTTAAATCTAAACCAATTTTATTTATTCATAAAATCCCCTATAAATATAACTCCTTTCGACGTAAATCAGTATACGGTTTCTCATTTCTAACATCAATAGCATTAGACAAGTCAACATCACATATTAATAATTCTTCACCATCGCCCGCAATATCAATTATTTCACCATTACAGTCCACAACAATAGATTCACCTGAAAAAGTCATATTATCCTCAATACCCACACGATTACACATTGCAATGTTTACACTATTTTGGAAAGCAGGAACCCTAATTTCCCATTGGAACAATTCCTTAGGTTCATCAATAGTGTTTGCAGTAGGAATTAAAATTAGTTCTGCACCTTTCAATACACTAGTTCTGATACTTTCAGGATAATGTCTATCAAAACAGATTACAATACCAATTTTACCAAATTCAGTATCAAATACATTAAATCCTTCTTCTGAGGGAGTATAATAATCCTGTTCATAGAAATATTCCAATCGAGCAATATGAACCATTTTCTGATTGCCAATTATTTTACCATTATTGTCAATGAATAGACACATATCCTATTCATTGCCATTTTCTTTAATGTGAAAATTAGGAACTGCATAGATGTCATTTTTTCTGCATTCCTCACAGATTCCATGAACATAGTCAGAGTCCATAGTTATTGAGTAATCATCTTTATTGAGTTTAGAGTATTTTGGAAAAAATCTATTTAATTGAATTTCAGGAAATAATACTAAATCAACCCCACAATTAGATGCTCTACGAATAAACTCCAAAGATTTTTCATAATTAACTTGAGTATCTTCACTCATTTTCATCTGCGCTAAAGCTATTTTCATATTATCAAATCCATATTATATTTTATAAAATTAATTATTTAAACTTAAAATACTATCACAATCAAGATTTAATTATTTACATAGAATCATGATACTCAATTCTTCCAAAGATGCGAAAGTAGCTATCAAACATAAGATGATTAAAATATTGTCTGATGCAGTTAAGATCAGCAAGAAAGGAAGTAAAACCAAACTAGCTCCAGTTAATTTATTTAAATAAGTGTGAAACATTACAAACTTTCCAAATTTCATAAAACCTATGCAAATAGATGAAATTTTAATTAAAAATATAATTATAATCCATAGAATTATCATATAATTAATATTCAAAACAGGAATTATTACAATCAAAAAAGATAAGAAAAAAACAATATCTCCAAATGAATCCAATTTATCCCCAAAACTTGTATTTTCACCATGATTTCTTGCAATATAACCATCAAGAACATCGCTTATTCCACAAAGTATGAAAATTGTAAAAAAATATATGGACAATGGTTCTGTAAATAAAAGCAAAATAGCTAAAATAATCCTAGAAATTGAAATATAATTAGCCAAATTCTTCATGAAAATCAAAAAAGTAGTTTAAGAGGAATAAAATTTCCCCAAATTATCTAAAAATAAAAACTGGATTTTTTTCTTGATTGAATACTTCTGCTTGCTCATCTTTATAATTCAAATAAAGACTGTTGGAATCTGTGACTTCACCAACAACAGCAGCTTCAATTGAGTACTTTGCAAGATACTCTTTAATATAATCGCATTTGTCTTCACTTGCAGTAAAAACAAAACCTGAACCCGGATATGACCTAAGCCAATCTGCCCAACTGAGAGATTCATTTCTTGGAATATCCTCCAAATTAACAACAGCACCTTTACGGGAAGTTTCTAAAAGCATTTCCAATGTTCCTAAAATTCCAGGATTTGAAATGTCTTTTCCAGATTTTATGTAATCCTGCTCTGCCAAGTATTGAACAGCAGTAATTTGATCCCTGACAAGCTGTGCATCTTTGTCATAAGTTGTATCCCAATTTAAACTGAACATTTCATGAGGTTTACCATCAAGGTCAATTGCAACAATAACTTTATCCCCAACTTCAGCTCCAAAGCTGGTTATAATTTTATCTTTTTGAGCAATTCCAACAATAGCCACCCCTAATGAGTCAACTTCACCATCAGGATGCAAATGACCTCCAACCATTGGAACTCCAAATTTTAAACATCCATCTTTGATACCTTTTAACAAATCTTCATAGATGTCATCATTGCTTATGGACATAATATTAACCATAGCCAAAGGTTTTCCACCCATTGCAGCAATATCATTTACATTTACCAAAACAGAACAGTATCCTGCCCAGTAAGGATTTACATTCATGATATCTCCCCATATACCATCAGCAGCAATAAGCATCACCTGATTATTTCCAATATCAATAGCTGAAGCATCATCACCAATGTCAATTACAACATCTCCTGAAACATTGTATGATTCTTCTAAAAGAGAAATTACATTATTAATAGAACTTTTACGAGATACTCCTTTAAACTCTTGAATTTCCTTAACAAGATTTTTAAAATCCAAAAATTACACTTCCTACTTTAATTAATATAACTAATTTTGTATTTACAATTAATATTATTTATTATTTCAATTATTTTATCCCTGACTTCATCAATGCTTGAAAAGTTCAATGATTCCTTTTTACCGTCAAACATTATGGTTTTAATATCTCGACCAACGACATCATCAAAACCACTTTCAACTTCAAAAATGATGGAATCTTTAACTTTAAATCCATCTTCTACAACTTTATCTAAATCCCCATCAGTTATTCCAATTATAGGTATATCAAACCGATACAAAATATCCGAAGATATCAAAGTTGTATCATCACCAACAGTGATTACAACAGATGAATCCCTAAATTTGTATACATCCTCACCTGCATGGTCCAAAAAGGTAATTTTAAAATCATTAGGTTTATCATGTGAAATAACTCTTGGTGTAACTTTTGCATGTCTTAAAAGACCAGTTTTAATGATTGCAGATTCCAAATCAACTTCACCCAACTTTTCAAGACCATGAGGTTTTAGCTCACCACCAACAATATCAACAATATGATTATCTCGAGCGATTAACGTCAGTTTATCTGAATCTGTTTTACCAATGACAACACTGTTGACCATGATGTTTTCACCAGGACTTACCCCATGCACAATTCTTTGATTAAAATCAGCATCATCCTGCCTAATATGATTTTCATAAACTTCATCAGGAGATACAATGGAAAGATTTAACTTTTGAGATAACTCCTCTACAATATCCAAATTAATATTCCATGGAATTATACTCCCATTTTCCTCGCCCGGCCTTTCAATTTGAATTACGGGAATATTGTTTTCAGCTATTTTATCAACAAAATGATTATAAACCTTATATCCAAAAACTTGACCAGTAACATCAGACTTTCCATAATTAAGTAAAAAAATCAAATCAACATCATCATCATCATAAAATATTTTTAGAGAGTCACTTGGAACCAATTTACGTGATATATCAATTATGCCCTCTAAACAGGCATCAATAACTGCAGTACGACCCATTGTACCGCCAAGCCTTACTGAAACATCTCCATAATTTTTAAGTAACTCTATGAGTTTTAAAGCATAACCGGAATCAATAATATTTGGACCATGAACAACAATACCTATTTTCATTTGTTCACCTTAATCCTTTTTTTATATATTTTTGATCCACAGATTTCACAATCATCAAATGGATAATCATCACCATATTCCTTTTTACAACCTTCACAGACTTTCTTCCAGTTGTAAACACCTTTAATTCCCTGAGTTATTATTCCAGAATAAGGAATTTCCATTATTTTTAGAGTATTTTGAATAGTATAATCATCACTGATAACTTTTACATTGCGACCTTCTTTTGAGAACATATATGCAAGTGAAATTAATTTTTTATCAGGTAATGATAACCTTAAAATATCACCTGATTCAGATATAATTTTATTAACACAATTTGTATACTCATCTGGCACATCTTGTATAGTTAATTTACACTCATCAATAGCCATGTCAAATGTTAGTCTAGATTCAAAATCCTTAATTTCAGCAGTGATTTCTGGAACTGTGAAATTGTTATTAGAAGTTAATTTGAATCCATTAATAAAAGCAGATGCATCTAATATATAACAAATTTCCATGTAATTATATTAAATTTTATAAATTAATAAAGTTTAGTAATTAAAAAAAGATTGTAGAAAAGGAAATTTCGTCAAAAAACTTAGAATATACTTATAAATCTTTGGAATAACAATGGGAAGGCATTGGAAGAGTTTTGGAATGAATTTGGGAAAGAATTGGAAAAATCTATTTAAATTTAAATTGAAAAATTTGATATTAACCAAAAAATTGGAGGAATATGAAAATGGATATCCATAATGAAATCAATAAAGATATCAAATTTCTTGCAAAATCAGAAATACGATTGAAAATATTAAGTGAACTACACAATAGTCCATATAGCGTACATGAACTTGTTAAAAAGACTAAAATAACTTATAGTTCCGTATCAAGCAATATTACCAAATTAGAGCAGAATAACTACATCAAAAAAATAAAATCAAAATATTATCTAAACCCCATGACTAAAATATATTTTCACACATTGCTAGACTTCAAGCAAAGTGTTGAAGTAATTAACAAATACAGCGAATTTTGGGACAAACATAACCTAAAACAAATAAATATCGAATCAATGAAAAATATCACAAACCTAAAAGACTCCGAATTAATTGAAACAACACCACTTGATATTTATAAAACTCATAACACCATCAAAAGTCAAATATTAGACTCAAAATCTCTTAAAGCAATTTTTCCATATTTACATCCAGAATATCCTCAACTAATTGAAAAAATCCTAAATGATAATGGAAAAGTTGAATTGATAATACCAAAAGCCATTTACAATGCAATAACATCAAAAATCAATGTTAAAGTAAAACAAAAAGCATTATCCGAGAAAAGATTAATAATTTATCCAGTTGAAGATGATTTGAACATATATCTAACAATATGTGACGAATCAATGAGTTTAGGATTATTCAAGACAGACAAAAGTTTTGATCAAAATAGGATATTGATTTCAGACAGAGACAAATCAAAAAAATGGGTGGAAAATTTATTTGAAAATATCAAATATGACGTGATAAAATGACCAATATTCAAACCAAGAAAGAATTAAATGACGAATATCAAAACGTTAAATATATTTTAACCTCAAGCATGCGCACAAAATTACTTTTAGTGCTTTATGAACATTCCAAAAAATTAGAAGACATAAGGAAAGATTTAAAGAAGCCCTCCGCAACAATATTGCATGGACTTAAAGAGTTAGAAAATAAAAATTTGATTCATAAAATTCAGAAATATTATGAATTAACTTCAAATGGATACATCCTCACAACAAATATGATAAAATTAATTGAAAATTGGTATTCAATAAACAAAAGCAAACAGTTCTGGAACAGCCATGACTTATCAGATATTCCTGAAGAAATACTAAAAGATATTTATTTATTAAAAGATGTTGAATACGAAACTTCGACTACAAGCGATTTATCAAATGCATTCAATAAATATATCCAATTACTCTTAAATTCAACAGAATTGAAAATAATTCTCCCAATATACTCTGAAAACCATTTTAAATATATTATTGATTTTTTAAATGAAAATAAACCATCAAAACTAGAATTGATAGTTAATGAAAAAATTCTAAATTCAATAAAACAAAATCAAAATCTAGAGAAATCATTACTAGAAAATGAAAACGTGACAGTTAAATGCATTGAACAAGATTTAAAGCTATTTTTAACATGTTCAGACAACTTCATGTCATTGACATTGTTTTTAAAAGATGGGCATTATGATGATTCCCAAATATTGATTGGAAAAGATAAAAATGCTCTAAAATGGGCTTTAAATTTAATTCAATGTTTTACAAACTAAAAAAAGAGGTGATTATGTTCAATGAGATAACAATAACCAAAATGAGCAAAATTAAAGATAAAGAACTTTCTAATTTATTAATTGGTAGAAAAGGAGGAATAACAACTATTAAAATAACAGATCAAATACTACAGCAACCTCATAATGCAAATCAATTATCTAGAATATTACACTTAGATTATAAAACAATAACATATCACTTAAACCTCATGATCGACCATGAATATGTGGAAAAAGAAAAGATTACACAGAATTACATTTATTATCCAAGTAAAAAATTATATAATTGCATAGAAGAATATAGTCTAATAAGGAATTTTCTTAAAATTGAATATTAATAGGTATAAAAAATGAAAAGTAAAACAGCAAGCGAACATCAAAAAATGTCCTCAAAAGACATTACTTGTGGTGTAATCACATTAAGTGAC
The Methanobrevibacter sp. genome window above contains:
- a CDS encoding radical SAM protein, with translation MKEHKGSRFAHITKAHPCFNEKMHDKVGRAHVPVAPKCNIFCNFCTRDINNDEDRPGVTSCIMKPDDAINHVNNVTADGPISVVGVAGPGDSLANEETFEFFEKLAKEQQDLIKCMSTNGLLLPKYADKLAELGVNSVTVTINAIDPDIGMEIYSFINYEGKIYKGYEAAKILIENQLEGVEKAAANGLVVKVNSVLIPGVNDEHIVEIAREVEKRGAALMNVLPLIPLAKMKHLRKPDCSMMEKVREEVEEIIPVFRACTQCRADAYGVPGKKSEDHHLGMTPNSHY
- a CDS encoding methanogenesis marker 17 protein, which produces MLVECYDERGAEVYEIIIKQIFQDLVLGSSVDDLKAYVNPDDPVFVLAIKMRKTSNVIKFEDVANLTYNKQNDVTMILIDNENYLPNILRELWKRFSRDEIYQPNRYQLEIKGDFTELGSVVVDDPHSNLQRRIYDAVFRILPEGFKIIKDLSTEDIITVVATDELIKDAWIDKAHEFIDELNKGI
- a CDS encoding methanogenesis marker 15 protein gives rise to the protein MVKIALVSCGTEYSGIQKEIEKAANKFGAEIILPEIDLDYIDESYVKFGFSAQSSSLKLMIARAMAIVEGRCKPDAVFIATCFRCAEAALVRNEVRRFIQNNTRIPVVTYSFTERTKADELFIRMEALATTVTRRNILAREKQEGLTLGLDSGSTTTKAVLMENNKVIGTGWTSTKDIIESANIAAAEAFEGTGYTWDDIDGLGTTGYGRFTMGEKFGAELVQEELSVNAKGAVYLADCQKGEATVLDIGGMDNKVITVNNGIPDNFTMGGICAGASGRFLDMTSRRLDVDITELGPLAVQGNWRNAMLNSYCIVFGIQDLVTTLAAGGSKADVAAAACHSVSEQVYEQQLQEIDIREPLIQVGGTSLISGLVEAVSETLGGIEVIVPEYSQHIGAVGCALLVSGMGHRQDDK
- a CDS encoding methanogenesis marker 5 protein, yielding MVKIAVYPPNSLILADLIERKGHTPLVLQKQIRQKIKDPEIDSPPMNITEEDPLNGLKYAAIEVPSGVRGRMSIIGPLIDDAEAAIVVDGAPYGFGCIGCARTNELSIFLLRNKGIPVLELKYPDNQDETYVMVNAINEFIDSLEETSEEE
- a CDS encoding methanogenesis marker 6 protein; this translates as MLPNLTMSPDLGTEDWDPDVITRMIFIGPGAHVSEQQVVSEFHMLGLPLTIKNTCYGSMISGKSEDVYKAIKEIRKLDPNHIFTKERGFAPGDPRRCRGHRFGPREGFHQMEKEYRILGYVSEALENPKEVEIEEKKPIAVDEFKKIMNECLDKKE
- a CDS encoding methanogenesis marker 3 protein, whose translation is MLIKINGEEIDVAEASTIQDVIDETDAPYTPGSIVCLIKGKKELEKNISKYKIKTNKGSIVIQLDESDEAKPLVDVWKNQYDEFVDLNIRWSTTTEVAIGPIVTDLEPTSEEYKYDEGDVVLSLSSFSNESTHLILLKENTTNVYSVPPYNKGIFAQVIGGRKTLENLTDDDLVTGIEPIIERSTTTDIESISDLTTVLEEGNELYTYISFEVDEESPVCVEHLFALIKDGKMQVSYESESFLGFYELACLEKPKEHTTKRNRGTITVRNDGVGVGKLFIYRENRVLSPNHTTVGKIVKGMELVDAAKESEFITVKAEQERLMLLNKTQVEATRMLVEAGVEHMIDGLVDDDAIIVEQNPQHTIDILREGKVITKAINKDELCTINFVDNAPRSVRYFKLLSGLLENPVGQLKIHFAVPGMHIVIFEGDKKAAKGLVPENNPVDKVVRGQIGITNMASKSAGLIGIRFEDNTDFGPTAETFEATNIIGEITSDYDYLEKLKEGVVVYVAESNNES
- a CDS encoding thermonuclease family protein, translated to MGINKKHVFSLLIILIIAISAISIASAYTGTGFSHSIPTSKYHDLSASDILNKYNKTSCHVEESSVCTKVVDGDTIYLDNGKKIRFVGVNTPERGVEGYITSKNFVQKLCLNKKVDIDIDDSKGTDRYGRTLAVVIVDGKNVNEMLLKEGLAEIMYMPPSEFNPFDWGTNNTHVDTTHSSSATSPTHTSAKSTSSSDSANYVGNSNTGKFHEASCSSVKDISSGNKVFFSSRDDAVNQGYQPCKRCNP
- a CDS encoding CPBP family glutamic-type intramembrane protease translates to MIVGILLFLIMTFIPIDYHIKSVLYFVVGIAVALFITKGKLNLLFKKPKLADIKTILISVIAYFVLNGLIHNIVSLIPHHQDAGVNVALTNIPLLVVTALQIFGEEVFRFMPFILVAYFVYKSTQNRKHAVLLGAVASLIIFGALHTSAYGSFLFAVVGITIPAIALAYSYLKTKNIFVSYLVHLIIDFSLIMLFNLAPLVHVAT
- a CDS encoding CDP-alcohol phosphatidyltransferase family protein, which codes for MKNLANYISISRIILAILLLFTEPLSIYFFTIFILCGISDVLDGYIARNHGENTSFGDKLDSFGDIVFFLSFLIVIIPVLNINYMIILWIIIIFLIKISSICIGFMKFGKFVMFHTYLNKLTGASLVLLPFLLILTASDNILIILCLIATFASLEELSIMILCK